A genomic region of Exiguobacterium oxidotolerans JCM 12280 contains the following coding sequences:
- a CDS encoding potassium-transporting ATPase subunit C — MKQAIRVTVFITALCGIVFPALLTLFGQLLVPDKAEGSLIQENGKFIGSELIAQPFTSKQYFHGRPSAVDQLAGASAGDNLAASNPELGTQMAEFEKQRQVDGASLPDDARVTSGSGFDPHISLDYARAQVKRIATERDLPSDEVRQLIDREAGNDAYVNVLLLNLALDRSES; from the coding sequence ATGAAACAAGCCATACGTGTGACGGTCTTCATCACAGCGTTATGCGGGATCGTCTTTCCCGCGTTACTGACCCTGTTTGGTCAGTTGCTCGTACCGGATAAAGCAGAAGGTTCGTTGATACAGGAAAACGGAAAATTCATTGGATCGGAATTGATTGCCCAACCGTTCACGTCGAAGCAATATTTCCATGGACGTCCATCGGCAGTCGACCAATTAGCGGGCGCATCTGCTGGGGATAACCTGGCAGCATCGAACCCGGAGCTTGGCACGCAGATGGCGGAGTTCGAGAAACAGCGTCAAGTGGACGGCGCTTCGCTTCCGGACGATGCCCGCGTGACATCCGGTTCTGGCTTCGATCCGCACATCTCGCTCGATTATGCACGGGCACAAGTGAAGCGTATTGCAACCGAACGCGATCTCCCGTCTGATGAAGTCCGACAGTTGATTGACCGGGAAGCAGGAAATGATGCGTATGTAAATGTGCTGTTGCTGAATTTGGCGCTTGATCGGAGCGAGTCATGA
- the kdpB gene encoding potassium-transporting ATPase subunit KdpB, with product MMEQANYQPTEQESNIPERESKSAVNPSIVKQATRDAFKKLNPVHMVKQPIMFVVWIGCLLAIGYTIFIDEMRGFNLAVSIILFLTVLFANFAESIAEGRGKAQADSLKASKADVMARKRVGQMIENVSSATLRKGDIVFVRTGEYVPGDGEIIKGLASIDESAITGESAPVIKEAGGDFSSVIGGTLVVSDEIEVRITSNPGESFLDQMIALVEGASRQKTPNELALSTLLTSLTLIFLLVVMTLPVFTNYLGFELSGPILIALLVCLIPTTIGGLLSAIGIAGMDRVTRFNVIAMSGKAVEAAGDIQTIILDKTGTITFGNRMASDITPVGDATTEAAFEGAILSSLADETPEGRSVLELAGLRNMPVDQDKLQGADIIPFRAETRMSGLDLTDGRHVRKGAGQAIQQWVTKQGGVIPDDLQTTVDQIARLGGTPLVVAIDSTILGVIYLKDTVKPGMRERFDRLREMGIKTVMCTGDNPLTAATIAREAGVDDFVAECTPEDKIRVIKQEQAAGHLVAMTGDGTNDAPALAQADVGLAMNSGTQAAKEAANMIDLDSNPTKIIEVVEIGKQLLMTRGALTTFSIANDVAKYFAIIPAMFMVAIPEMELLNVMRLDSPTTAILSALIFNAIIIPLLIPLAMKGVSYKPMTADQLLGRNILMYGLGGVIVPFIGIKIIDVLLASIL from the coding sequence ATGATGGAACAAGCAAACTATCAACCAACTGAGCAGGAGTCAAACATTCCGGAAAGAGAATCTAAATCTGCCGTCAATCCATCGATTGTAAAACAGGCGACACGCGATGCTTTTAAAAAGTTAAATCCGGTGCATATGGTGAAGCAACCGATCATGTTCGTCGTCTGGATCGGTTGCCTGCTGGCGATCGGGTATACGATTTTCATCGATGAGATGCGTGGCTTTAATCTAGCCGTCAGCATCATCCTTTTCTTGACGGTGCTGTTCGCGAATTTCGCAGAGTCGATTGCGGAAGGGCGCGGAAAAGCGCAGGCGGATTCGTTGAAGGCATCAAAAGCCGATGTCATGGCGCGCAAACGGGTTGGTCAGATGATTGAGAACGTCTCGTCCGCGACATTGCGCAAAGGGGACATCGTCTTCGTCCGGACCGGTGAATATGTGCCGGGGGACGGGGAAATCATCAAAGGGCTGGCATCGATTGATGAATCAGCCATTACCGGCGAGTCCGCACCGGTCATTAAAGAAGCGGGTGGCGATTTCTCGTCCGTCATCGGTGGAACGCTCGTCGTCAGTGACGAAATCGAAGTCCGGATCACAAGCAATCCCGGCGAGTCGTTCCTCGATCAGATGATTGCCTTGGTTGAAGGCGCGAGTCGTCAAAAAACACCGAACGAGTTGGCGTTGTCGACATTGCTGACGAGCTTGACGCTGATTTTTTTACTGGTCGTCATGACCTTACCCGTCTTTACGAACTATCTCGGATTTGAATTGTCCGGTCCGATTTTGATTGCCTTGCTCGTCTGTTTGATTCCGACGACGATTGGCGGATTGTTATCCGCGATCGGGATTGCCGGGATGGACCGGGTGACCCGATTCAACGTCATCGCGATGAGTGGGAAAGCCGTTGAAGCAGCAGGGGACATTCAAACGATCATCCTTGATAAGACCGGGACGATCACGTTCGGAAACCGGATGGCATCCGATATCACGCCGGTCGGCGACGCGACGACGGAAGCGGCTTTTGAAGGTGCGATCCTCTCCTCGCTCGCGGATGAGACACCGGAAGGACGTTCGGTCCTTGAACTGGCAGGACTGCGGAACATGCCGGTTGATCAGGATAAGTTACAAGGAGCGGACATCATTCCGTTCCGGGCTGAAACCCGGATGTCGGGACTTGATTTAACAGATGGTCGTCACGTCCGTAAAGGCGCGGGGCAAGCGATTCAACAATGGGTTACGAAACAAGGTGGTGTGATTCCGGATGACCTTCAAACGACGGTCGACCAGATTGCCCGTCTCGGCGGTACACCGCTCGTCGTCGCGATCGATTCAACGATTTTAGGTGTCATCTATTTGAAAGATACGGTCAAACCGGGGATGCGGGAACGGTTCGACCGTCTGCGTGAGATGGGAATCAAGACGGTCATGTGTACCGGCGACAATCCGTTGACGGCAGCGACGATTGCCCGGGAAGCCGGAGTCGATGACTTCGTCGCCGAATGTACACCGGAAGATAAAATCCGTGTCATCAAACAGGAGCAGGCGGCAGGGCACCTCGTCGCGATGACCGGTGACGGTACGAATGACGCACCGGCTCTGGCCCAAGCAGACGTCGGTCTTGCGATGAACAGTGGGACCCAAGCGGCGAAAGAAGCAGCGAACATGATTGATCTCGATTCGAATCCGACCAAAATCATCGAGGTCGTCGAAATCGGGAAACAGCTATTGATGACACGTGGCGCCTTGACGACGTTTTCGATTGCTAATGATGTCGCCAAATATTTTGCGATCATTCCGGCGATGTTCATGGTCGCGATTCCGGAGATGGAACTGCTCAATGTCATGCGACTCGATTCACCGACGACCGCGATCCTGTCGGCGCTAATCTTTAACGCCATCATCATCCCGCTGCTGATTCCGCTTGCGATGAAAGGCGTTTCCTACAAGCCGATGACGGCGGACCAGCTGCTCGGACGAAACATATTGATGTACGGTCTTGGTGGGGTCATCGTGCCGTTCATCGGTATTAAAATCATCGATGTCTTGCTTGCAAGCATCCTATAA
- a CDS encoding universal stress protein encodes MTRGKLKLYIGSAPGVGKTYKMLADAHALVREGKDVVIGLIETHGRRDTAEMIGRLEQVPLLDVHYKERVFLEVDVDAIIARQPDIVLIDELAHTNAPGSVRKKRYQDVSALLDAGIHVYSAVNIQHFESLLFKVKEMTGVEVRERIPDPFLGQADEILLVDVTPQTLRERLEHGKIYKKEKIEQSLNSFFSLQNLSSLRELSLRQVADEVDDQVYQARLLIEKDPTLLQERILVCIQLNENAQKLIYRGFRMASRMKADLYILTILPAPENQLYSHQKDVLAMLRESGSLFDAEVLIRIKGERSISQAITAVSKHYRITQIVLGQSARTRWQEIRRGSIVNEIMRQVSGVDIQIVSDETK; translated from the coding sequence ATGACACGCGGTAAGCTGAAGCTTTATATCGGCTCAGCACCCGGTGTCGGAAAGACGTATAAGATGCTTGCCGATGCCCATGCCTTAGTTCGGGAAGGCAAGGATGTCGTCATCGGTTTGATTGAGACGCACGGTCGACGTGACACGGCAGAGATGATTGGTCGGTTGGAGCAGGTTCCGTTACTCGATGTTCATTATAAGGAAAGAGTATTTCTCGAAGTGGATGTGGATGCAATCATTGCCCGGCAACCGGATATCGTCCTAATTGATGAACTGGCGCATACGAATGCGCCGGGATCCGTCCGTAAAAAACGGTATCAAGATGTTTCGGCGCTGCTTGACGCCGGCATCCATGTCTACTCGGCCGTCAATATTCAACACTTTGAGAGTCTGCTGTTTAAGGTGAAGGAAATGACAGGAGTCGAAGTCAGGGAGCGGATTCCAGACCCATTTCTTGGTCAAGCAGATGAAATCTTGCTCGTCGACGTCACGCCGCAAACGCTACGTGAACGGTTGGAACACGGAAAAATCTACAAAAAAGAGAAGATTGAACAGAGCTTAAATTCGTTTTTCTCCTTACAGAATCTGTCGAGTCTCCGTGAACTGTCGCTCCGGCAAGTCGCGGACGAAGTCGACGATCAAGTTTATCAAGCACGACTATTGATTGAAAAAGACCCGACATTGCTCCAAGAGCGGATTCTCGTCTGTATTCAATTAAATGAAAATGCACAGAAGCTCATTTATCGTGGCTTTCGGATGGCGAGTCGGATGAAGGCGGATCTTTATATCTTAACGATTTTACCTGCTCCGGAAAACCAGTTGTATTCGCATCAAAAAGATGTCTTGGCGATGCTTCGGGAGAGTGGGTCCTTATTCGATGCTGAAGTCTTAATCCGTATCAAAGGGGAACGTTCGATTAGTCAAGCGATTACAGCAGTGTCGAAGCACTACCGGATTACACAAATCGTGTTAGGACAATCGGCGCGTACGCGTTGGCAGGAAATCCGCCGGGGATCGATCGTCAACGAAATTATGCGACAGGTGAGCGGCGTCGATATTCAAATCGTTTCGGATGAAACTAAGTGA
- a CDS encoding SH3 domain-containing protein, which translates to MTIYQSAVTTSKKIASLDANDVYYTSQKVTNPYGEVWYRVVYDGKTGYIQALNVNPISYKSVTGTTYKTTDAYSLRHYAGTGYPRHSVIPAGTSLKPTGRIGDWYRISYAGKTGYMYKEAFAGASKQNVVTIPETTFKTRLTTSLYDSTGLSKRSLLIIPSNTILKSSAESGLYHRVTYKEKTGYILTTALIKQTNTFKKQSISGQRFITSKEMTIYQSAVTTSKKIASLDANDIYYTSQKVTNPYGEVWYRVVYDGKTGYIQALNVNPISYKSVTGTTYKTTVPSSLYHYAGTGYPRHSVIPAGTSLKPTGRIGDWYRISYAGKTGYMYIATAENIKGSRYKLSTSVDIKETPEESSRTLDTLDKENVFYTSQRVKIDSSSWYRVTKDGKTGYILFKEGTSASYLSKKVSMRTTNTTLLRSYAGSSYSIKKTIPSGVNIQVTGTINEWYRITYGGVTGYAHSSTISNTIKSQDLSPKRYILSKSVNIKEQPYSTAKTLKVLSPGNVYYTKTLFTDGYNENWHRVSIDGQLGYLPINQGSPISYKSLPSHQYITKSTTLLRSYAGISYSAIKTIPNDTVLSVSGQIGDWLRISFDGKTGYASIETLEAYTKTQTINGSRFLLNNSLAVKVSPDDTAATITALGSGNVYYTSKLVTTFTNSQWHKITVDGKTGYVKLGQATSPISYKGKDKLYVRATSPTALRSYVGDSYNILTTIPANVVLTVTGQIGNWYKVSYDGKTGYAYNGTLVTTSSKLNVYNSVSTPYSFDSFISAQMKLYPSPQTDLYKNKIMYVSAGYVRLGGRLDPVYGTLASVTATTPLNIRSGATTASHIYGQFKPNNLIKVYQNVSGFYTTYPRVYSPSSNYSTIQWLNALESDVRDIADPLKVDRNSQSFYQFLDLSKSTGASAATLDKVIGSKGIFAKCTTGSCGQAFIDAGAKYAVNEAYLISHAMLETGNGTSTLAMGVTWNGRKVYNMYGIGAYDYDAINTGAAYAYSQGWFTPESAIIGGAEFISTKYIHNAYDQNTLYKMRWSPTRPGSHQYATDMGWAVKQTYQLYNLYQQMDSYTAVFDIPVFAR; encoded by the coding sequence ATGACCATTTACCAATCTGCTGTGACTACATCAAAAAAAATCGCATCGCTGGACGCGAACGATGTTTACTATACTTCTCAAAAAGTCACTAATCCCTATGGTGAAGTGTGGTATCGTGTCGTCTATGACGGAAAAACTGGTTACATCCAAGCCTTGAATGTAAATCCAATTAGTTACAAAAGCGTGACTGGGACGACGTATAAAACAACCGATGCTTATAGCCTCCGCCATTATGCTGGAACGGGCTATCCACGACATTCTGTTATCCCAGCCGGAACTTCTCTGAAACCAACAGGACGCATTGGCGATTGGTATCGAATTTCTTACGCTGGAAAAACAGGCTATATGTATAAAGAAGCTTTTGCCGGTGCTTCAAAGCAAAATGTTGTTACGATTCCGGAAACGACTTTCAAGACAAGGTTAACAACGTCTCTTTATGACTCAACAGGCCTCTCTAAAAGATCACTTTTAATAATTCCGAGTAACACTATCCTTAAATCATCTGCTGAATCTGGACTATATCACCGCGTGACTTACAAAGAGAAAACCGGATATATTTTAACAACAGCACTAATTAAACAGACGAATACTTTTAAAAAACAATCAATTAGCGGGCAACGCTTTATCACTTCTAAAGAAATGACCATTTACCAATCTGCTGTGACTACATCAAAAAAAATCGCATCGCTGGACGCGAACGATATTTACTATACTTCTCAAAAAGTCACTAATCCCTACGGTGAAGTGTGGTATCGTGTCGTCTATGATGGAAAAACTGGTTACATCCAAGCCTTGAATGTAAATCCAATTAGTTACAAAAGCGTGACTGGGACGACGTATAAAACAACAGTTCCTTCTAGTCTCTATCACTATGCTGGAACGGGCTATCCACGACATTCTGTTATCCCAGCCGGAACTTCTCTGAAACCAACAGGACGCATTGGCGATTGGTATCGAATTTCTTATGCTGGAAAAACAGGATATATGTATATTGCTACAGCAGAAAATATAAAAGGTTCGAGATACAAATTATCCACTTCAGTTGACATAAAAGAAACACCTGAGGAATCTTCAAGAACTCTCGATACTTTAGATAAAGAAAATGTCTTTTACACGTCGCAACGCGTGAAAATTGATTCTTCATCATGGTACAGAGTTACAAAAGATGGTAAAACAGGTTATATTTTATTTAAAGAAGGAACATCAGCATCGTACCTATCTAAAAAAGTATCAATGAGAACTACAAACACAACCTTATTACGATCCTACGCCGGATCATCTTACTCAATTAAGAAAACCATTCCTAGCGGAGTAAATATCCAAGTCACAGGAACAATCAATGAGTGGTATAGAATCACTTATGGCGGTGTTACAGGTTATGCTCATTCATCAACTATATCAAACACAATAAAAAGTCAAGATTTATCCCCAAAAAGGTATATTTTATCCAAATCAGTAAACATTAAAGAACAACCATATTCTACGGCTAAGACATTAAAAGTATTATCGCCTGGCAATGTTTATTACACTAAAACATTGTTTACTGATGGGTATAATGAAAATTGGCATAGAGTCTCTATTGATGGTCAATTAGGATATTTACCTATTAATCAAGGATCACCGATTTCTTATAAATCTTTACCTTCACATCAATATATTACTAAATCTACAACTTTATTACGATCATATGCCGGAATATCTTATTCTGCTATTAAAACAATTCCAAATGACACAGTTCTCTCAGTCAGTGGTCAAATTGGTGATTGGTTGAGAATTAGTTTTGATGGAAAAACTGGATATGCTTCTATCGAAACTCTTGAAGCATACACTAAAACCCAAACAATCAATGGGTCACGCTTCTTACTAAATAATTCACTTGCAGTTAAAGTGTCACCCGATGACACAGCAGCTACAATAACAGCTTTAGGTTCAGGAAACGTATATTATACTTCAAAACTCGTCACGACATTCACGAACAGCCAGTGGCATAAAATCACGGTCGATGGGAAGACGGGGTACGTCAAACTCGGTCAAGCGACGTCACCAATCAGCTATAAGGGAAAAGACAAGCTTTATGTAAGAGCAACTTCCCCTACTGCGCTTCGCTCGTACGTCGGTGATTCTTACAACATCTTAACGACGATCCCAGCAAACGTCGTCCTGACCGTCACTGGTCAAATCGGGAACTGGTATAAAGTCAGCTACGATGGAAAAACAGGCTATGCGTATAATGGCACACTCGTCACGACATCATCGAAATTGAATGTCTACAACTCGGTTTCGACACCGTACTCGTTCGACAGTTTCATCAGTGCACAAATGAAATTGTACCCATCACCGCAAACTGATCTGTACAAAAATAAGATCATGTATGTCAGTGCTGGTTACGTCCGACTCGGCGGTAGACTCGACCCCGTTTACGGAACGCTTGCAAGCGTCACAGCGACGACCCCACTCAACATTCGTTCAGGCGCGACGACAGCGAGTCACATCTATGGTCAGTTCAAGCCAAACAACTTGATTAAAGTCTACCAAAACGTCAGCGGTTTCTATACGACGTATCCGCGTGTCTACAGTCCATCTTCGAACTACTCGACAATCCAGTGGTTAAATGCACTCGAGTCAGACGTCCGTGATATCGCTGATCCCTTGAAGGTCGATCGTAACTCACAATCATTCTATCAATTCCTTGATTTATCGAAGTCGACGGGCGCCTCTGCCGCGACGCTCGATAAAGTCATCGGTTCAAAAGGCATCTTCGCAAAATGTACGACAGGAAGTTGCGGACAAGCTTTCATCGACGCAGGTGCAAAATATGCAGTCAATGAAGCATACCTCATCTCGCATGCGATGCTTGAGACAGGCAACGGCACGTCGACACTCGCGATGGGTGTGACATGGAACGGACGTAAAGTCTACAACATGTACGGAATCGGTGCATATGACTATGATGCGATCAATACTGGCGCAGCTTACGCATACAGCCAAGGCTGGTTCACACCAGAATCGGCCATCATTGGTGGTGCAGAGTTCATTAGCACAAAGTACATCCATAATGCCTACGACCAAAACACGCTTTACAAAATGCGCTGGAGTCCGACACGCCCTGGTTCCCATCAATATGCAACAGACATGGGCTGGGCTGTAAAACAGACGTACCAACTCTATAACCTCTATCAACAGATGGACAGTTATACGGCCGTCTTCGATATTCCCGTCTTTGCCCGATGA